Proteins co-encoded in one Bacillota bacterium genomic window:
- a CDS encoding transcriptional repressor — translation MEKFCNRFLLLHALTPVSFVNTIVVVIVFIHKGRVWLNKKGFIRKTKQREVILQVLRSTKCHPTADWIYQEVRKELPNISLGTIYRNLKTLTEMGEILELSYGSTYSRFDGNADNHYHFVCEECGNVYDVDLPVNESINAKLEDKYDVQVNSHRLEFYGTCRECSDARTAEREHEMAVSN, via the coding sequence ATGGAGAAGTTTTGCAATAGGTTTTTGCTGTTACACGCCTTGACACCGGTGAGTTTTGTCAATACAATAGTAGTAGTAATAGTATTTATCCATAAGGGGCGAGTTTGGTTGAACAAAAAGGGTTTTATACGTAAAACAAAACAGCGGGAAGTAATCTTGCAAGTATTGCGCTCTACGAAATGTCATCCCACCGCGGATTGGATTTATCAGGAAGTCCGCAAAGAACTGCCTAATATCAGCTTGGGCACTATCTACCGTAATCTTAAAACACTAACTGAAATGGGAGAAATCCTGGAACTGTCCTACGGCAGTACATACAGCAGGTTTGACGGCAATGCCGACAATCATTATCACTTTGTTTGTGAAGAATGTGGTAATGTTTATGATGTTGATCTGCCTGTTAATGAGTCAATTAATGCTAAGCTTGAAGATAAATATGATGTTCAAGTAAACAGCCATCGGTTAGAGTTTTACGGCACATGCAGAGAATGCAGCGATGCTCGCACAGCTGAGCGTGAGCATGAGATGGCTGTTAGTAATTAG